Proteins encoded in a region of the Nitrospira sp. genome:
- the map gene encoding type I methionyl aminopeptidase, translating to MIILKTPSEITVMAEASRVVAEALAIVRKAVCPGISTEDLDGIAEEAIRARGAVPAFKGYRNYPKTLCASVNEQVVHGIPSKRKLKEGDIIGLDLGAIVGGFYGDSAVTVAVGRIPEATEKLVRVTEEALYLGIKQAVVGNRLTDISNAVQQHVECAGFSVVTEFVGHGIGRQLHEEPQVPNYGKPSQGPRLQPGMVLAIEPMVNMGRSAVRVLGDRWTAVTVDGSLSAHFEHTIAVQPNGAPRILSQLEKT from the coding sequence ATGATCATTCTGAAAACGCCCTCCGAGATTACGGTGATGGCAGAGGCGTCAAGAGTGGTAGCTGAAGCGCTCGCGATTGTGAGGAAAGCAGTCTGTCCAGGTATCAGCACGGAAGACTTGGACGGTATTGCCGAGGAAGCGATACGGGCCAGAGGGGCGGTTCCAGCGTTTAAAGGGTACCGGAACTATCCCAAAACTCTTTGTGCATCCGTGAACGAACAGGTCGTTCACGGTATCCCTTCGAAGCGAAAGCTAAAGGAGGGGGATATCATCGGCCTGGATCTCGGTGCTATTGTCGGTGGGTTCTACGGGGATTCTGCCGTGACGGTCGCGGTTGGGCGGATTCCAGAAGCAACAGAAAAACTGGTTCGAGTGACGGAAGAGGCACTCTATCTTGGGATCAAGCAGGCTGTGGTCGGCAACCGTTTGACAGACATTTCGAACGCTGTACAACAACATGTTGAATGCGCTGGCTTCTCGGTTGTCACGGAGTTTGTGGGGCATGGGATTGGTCGGCAACTGCATGAGGAGCCTCAAGTTCCTAACTATGGGAAACCGAGTCAGGGGCCTCGATTGCAACCAGGTATGGTTCTGGCGATCGAACCAATGGTGAACATGGGTCGGAGTGCAGTGCGTGTTCTTGGGGATCGGTGGACAGCGGTCACGGTAGATGGAAGCCTATCTGCGCACTTTGAGCATACGATCGCCGTCCAACCCAACGGAGCGCCTCGCATTTTGAGTCA